Proteins encoded in a region of the Phacochoerus africanus isolate WHEZ1 chromosome 8, ROS_Pafr_v1, whole genome shotgun sequence genome:
- the CCDC61 gene encoding centrosomal protein CCDC61 isoform X2 — protein sequence MSAQALNSGAPACSVYEAEVTVAMDQPAGLQVDYVFRGVEHAVRVMVSGQVLELEVEDRMTADQWRGEFDASFIEDLTHKTGNFKQFNIFCNMLESALTQSSESVTLDLLTYTDLESLRNRKMGGRPGPLASRSAQLNSKRYLILIYSVEFDRIHYPLPLPYQGKPDPVVLQGIIRSLKEELSRLRGLDGQDTRDSRETEIWHLREQVSRLASEKRELEAQLGRSREEALAGRAARQEIEALRGLVRSLELELRQERGLGHRGSGRRSQDCRRLAKELEEVKASERSLRARLKTLNTELAAYKRGRRTPPVVPPSAREHRTSTSRERSTSRGRGAARSSSRESGRGGRGRGGPAGPSPSPTGGRVTRFDPTAFVKAKEKKQREIKRKQQQQQQQQQRNRLGSGGSGDGPSISWSRQTRPPAAVTGRGDAANRSRNRSSSVDSFRSRCSSASSCSEFEDFSESLPRGRCGKPPSPTTWSSSNTQQKSIPVEHRRHQRRLASSGGWVPMKAPCGFRPLTEPRTHACPRRIQLGPPGG from the exons ATGTCAGCTCAGGCTCTGAACTCAGGAGCCCCCGCCTGCAGCGTGTACGAGGCTGAAG TGACAGTGGCCATGGACCAGCCAGCCGGCCTGCAGGTGGACTACGTCTTCCGGGGTGTGGAGCACGCAGTGCGGGTGATGGTGTCTGGACAGGTGCTAGAGCTGGAGGTGGAGGACCGGATGACGGCTGACCAGTGGCGGGGCGAGTTCGATGCCAGCT TCATCGAAGATTTGACTCACAAGACAGGGAACTTCAAACAGTTCAACATCTTCTGTAACATGCTGGAGTCGGCCCTCACGCAG AGCAGTGAGTCGGTCACTCTTGACCTGCTAACCTACACAGATCTGGAATCCCTGCGGAACCGAAAGATGGGGGGCCGCCCAGGCCCCTTGGCCTCAAGATCAGCCCAGCTCAACTCCAAGCGCTACCTGATCCTCATCTACTCTGTGGAGTTTGATAG GATTCACTACCCGCTGCCCCTCCCGTACCAGGGCAAGCCAGACCCTGTGGTCCTGCAGGGCATCATTCGCTCGCTGAAGGAGGAGCTGAGCCGCCTTCGAGGGCTGGACGGCCAGGACACTCGAGACAGCCGGGAAACTGAGATCTGGCACCTGCGGGAACA GGTGTCGCGCTTGGCGTCTGAGAAGCGCGAGCTGGAGGCCCAGCTGGGCCGATCGCGTGAGGAGGCGCTGGCCGGCCGGGCGGCTCGCCAGGAGATCGAGGCGCTGCGCGGGCTGGTGCGCAGtctggagctggagctgcggCAAGAGCGCGGCCTCGGGCACCGAGGGTCCGGCCGCCGGAGCCAGGATTGCCGCCgcctggccaaggag CTCGAGGAGGTGAAGGCGTCGGAGCGGAGCCTGCGTGCCCGGCTGAAGACGCTGAACACTGAGCTGGCCGCCTACAAGAGGGG GAGACGGACTCCGCCTGTGGTGCCACCCTCCGCCCGGGAGCATCGCACTTCGACGTCCCGGGAGCGCTCCACGTCCCGTGGCCGTGGCGCCGCCCGCTCCTCATCCCGGGAGAGTGGCCGCGGGGGCCGGGGTCGAGGCGGTCCAGCCGGCCCCTCGCCGTCGCCCACAG GTGGTCGCGTGACCCGTTTCGACCCAACAGCCTTTGTGAAAGCCaaggagaagaaacagagagagatcAAGAGAAA gcagcagcagcagcagcagcagcagcagcggaaCCGATTGGGCAGCGGAGGAAGCGGGGATGGCCCATCCATCTCCTGGTCTCGCCAGACCCGGCCCCCCGCTGCCGTGACCGGCCGAGGAGACGCGGCTAACCGCTCCCGAAACCGCAGCTCCTCGG TGGACAGTTTCCGCAGCCGCTGCTCGTCCGCCAGCTCCTGTAGCGAGTTCGAGGATTTCTCTGAATCCCTCCCTAGAGG CCGATGCGGGAAGCCTCCCAGCCCCACTACCTGGAGTTCGTCGAATACG CAGCAGAAGTCCATCCCCGTGGAACACAGACGCCATCAGAGACGCCTGGCCAGTTCAGGGGGCTGGGTCCCCATGAAAG CTCCCTGCGGCTTCAGGCCCCTCACAGAGCCCCGCACCCACGCCTGCCCTCGCAGAATACAGCTCGGACCACCAGGCGGCTGA
- the CCDC61 gene encoding centrosomal protein CCDC61 isoform X5, giving the protein MSAQALNSGAPACSVYEAEVTVAMDQPAGLQVDYVFRGVEHAVRVMVSGQVLELEVEDRMTADQWRGEFDASFIEDLTHKTGNFKQFNIFCNMLESALTQSSESVTLDLLTYTDLESLRNRKMGGRPGPLASRSAQLNSKRYLILIYSVEFDRIHYPLPLPYQGKPDPVVLQGIIRSLKEELSRLRGLDGQDTRDSRETEIWHLREQVSRLASEKRELEAQLGRSREEALAGRAARQEIEALRGLVRSLELELRQERGLGHRGSGRRSQDCRRLAKELEEVKASERSLRARLKTLNTELAAYKRGRRTPPVVPPSAREHRTSTSRERSTSRGRGAARSSSRESGRGGRGRGGPAGPSPSPTGGRVTRFDPTAFVKAKEKKQREIKRKQQQQQQQQQRNRLGSGGSGDGPSISWSRQTRPPAAVTGRGDAANRSRNRSSSVDSFRSRCSSASSCSEFEDFSESLPRGRCGKPPSPTTWSSSNTQQKSIPVEHRRHQRRLASSGGWVPMKELSIC; this is encoded by the exons ATGTCAGCTCAGGCTCTGAACTCAGGAGCCCCCGCCTGCAGCGTGTACGAGGCTGAAG TGACAGTGGCCATGGACCAGCCAGCCGGCCTGCAGGTGGACTACGTCTTCCGGGGTGTGGAGCACGCAGTGCGGGTGATGGTGTCTGGACAGGTGCTAGAGCTGGAGGTGGAGGACCGGATGACGGCTGACCAGTGGCGGGGCGAGTTCGATGCCAGCT TCATCGAAGATTTGACTCACAAGACAGGGAACTTCAAACAGTTCAACATCTTCTGTAACATGCTGGAGTCGGCCCTCACGCAG AGCAGTGAGTCGGTCACTCTTGACCTGCTAACCTACACAGATCTGGAATCCCTGCGGAACCGAAAGATGGGGGGCCGCCCAGGCCCCTTGGCCTCAAGATCAGCCCAGCTCAACTCCAAGCGCTACCTGATCCTCATCTACTCTGTGGAGTTTGATAG GATTCACTACCCGCTGCCCCTCCCGTACCAGGGCAAGCCAGACCCTGTGGTCCTGCAGGGCATCATTCGCTCGCTGAAGGAGGAGCTGAGCCGCCTTCGAGGGCTGGACGGCCAGGACACTCGAGACAGCCGGGAAACTGAGATCTGGCACCTGCGGGAACA GGTGTCGCGCTTGGCGTCTGAGAAGCGCGAGCTGGAGGCCCAGCTGGGCCGATCGCGTGAGGAGGCGCTGGCCGGCCGGGCGGCTCGCCAGGAGATCGAGGCGCTGCGCGGGCTGGTGCGCAGtctggagctggagctgcggCAAGAGCGCGGCCTCGGGCACCGAGGGTCCGGCCGCCGGAGCCAGGATTGCCGCCgcctggccaaggag CTCGAGGAGGTGAAGGCGTCGGAGCGGAGCCTGCGTGCCCGGCTGAAGACGCTGAACACTGAGCTGGCCGCCTACAAGAGGGG GAGACGGACTCCGCCTGTGGTGCCACCCTCCGCCCGGGAGCATCGCACTTCGACGTCCCGGGAGCGCTCCACGTCCCGTGGCCGTGGCGCCGCCCGCTCCTCATCCCGGGAGAGTGGCCGCGGGGGCCGGGGTCGAGGCGGTCCAGCCGGCCCCTCGCCGTCGCCCACAG GTGGTCGCGTGACCCGTTTCGACCCAACAGCCTTTGTGAAAGCCaaggagaagaaacagagagagatcAAGAGAAA gcagcagcagcagcagcagcagcagcagcggaaCCGATTGGGCAGCGGAGGAAGCGGGGATGGCCCATCCATCTCCTGGTCTCGCCAGACCCGGCCCCCCGCTGCCGTGACCGGCCGAGGAGACGCGGCTAACCGCTCCCGAAACCGCAGCTCCTCGG TGGACAGTTTCCGCAGCCGCTGCTCGTCCGCCAGCTCCTGTAGCGAGTTCGAGGATTTCTCTGAATCCCTCCCTAGAGG CCGATGCGGGAAGCCTCCCAGCCCCACTACCTGGAGTTCGTCGAATACG CAGCAGAAGTCCATCCCCGTGGAACACAGACGCCATCAGAGACGCCTGGCCAGTTCAGGGGGCTGGGTCCCCATGAAAG AGCTCTCGATTTGCTGA
- the CCDC61 gene encoding centrosomal protein CCDC61 isoform X3 has translation MDQPAGLQVDYVFRGVEHAVRVMVSGQVLELEVEDRMTADQWRGEFDASFIEDLTHKTGNFKQFNIFCNMLESALTQSSESVTLDLLTYTDLESLRNRKMGGRPGPLASRSAQLNSKRYLILIYSVEFDRIHYPLPLPYQGKPDPVVLQGIIRSLKEELSRLRGLDGQDTRDSRETEIWHLREQVSRLASEKRELEAQLGRSREEALAGRAARQEIEALRGLVRSLELELRQERGLGHRGSGRRSQDCRRLAKELEEVKASERSLRARLKTLNTELAAYKRGRRTPPVVPPSAREHRTSTSRERSTSRGRGAARSSSRESGRGGRGRGGPAGPSPSPTGGRVTRFDPTAFVKAKEKKQREIKRKQQQQQQQQQRNRLGSGGSGDGPSISWSRQTRPPAAVTGRGDAANRSRNRSSSVDSFRSRCSSASSCSEFEDFSESLPRGRCGKPPSPTTWSSSNTQQKSIPVEHRRHQRRLASSGGWVPMKEYSSDHQAADMAEIDARLKALQEYMNRLDTRS, from the exons ATGGACCAGCCAGCCGGCCTGCAGGTGGACTACGTCTTCCGGGGTGTGGAGCACGCAGTGCGGGTGATGGTGTCTGGACAGGTGCTAGAGCTGGAGGTGGAGGACCGGATGACGGCTGACCAGTGGCGGGGCGAGTTCGATGCCAGCT TCATCGAAGATTTGACTCACAAGACAGGGAACTTCAAACAGTTCAACATCTTCTGTAACATGCTGGAGTCGGCCCTCACGCAG AGCAGTGAGTCGGTCACTCTTGACCTGCTAACCTACACAGATCTGGAATCCCTGCGGAACCGAAAGATGGGGGGCCGCCCAGGCCCCTTGGCCTCAAGATCAGCCCAGCTCAACTCCAAGCGCTACCTGATCCTCATCTACTCTGTGGAGTTTGATAG GATTCACTACCCGCTGCCCCTCCCGTACCAGGGCAAGCCAGACCCTGTGGTCCTGCAGGGCATCATTCGCTCGCTGAAGGAGGAGCTGAGCCGCCTTCGAGGGCTGGACGGCCAGGACACTCGAGACAGCCGGGAAACTGAGATCTGGCACCTGCGGGAACA GGTGTCGCGCTTGGCGTCTGAGAAGCGCGAGCTGGAGGCCCAGCTGGGCCGATCGCGTGAGGAGGCGCTGGCCGGCCGGGCGGCTCGCCAGGAGATCGAGGCGCTGCGCGGGCTGGTGCGCAGtctggagctggagctgcggCAAGAGCGCGGCCTCGGGCACCGAGGGTCCGGCCGCCGGAGCCAGGATTGCCGCCgcctggccaaggag CTCGAGGAGGTGAAGGCGTCGGAGCGGAGCCTGCGTGCCCGGCTGAAGACGCTGAACACTGAGCTGGCCGCCTACAAGAGGGG GAGACGGACTCCGCCTGTGGTGCCACCCTCCGCCCGGGAGCATCGCACTTCGACGTCCCGGGAGCGCTCCACGTCCCGTGGCCGTGGCGCCGCCCGCTCCTCATCCCGGGAGAGTGGCCGCGGGGGCCGGGGTCGAGGCGGTCCAGCCGGCCCCTCGCCGTCGCCCACAG GTGGTCGCGTGACCCGTTTCGACCCAACAGCCTTTGTGAAAGCCaaggagaagaaacagagagagatcAAGAGAAA gcagcagcagcagcagcagcagcagcagcggaaCCGATTGGGCAGCGGAGGAAGCGGGGATGGCCCATCCATCTCCTGGTCTCGCCAGACCCGGCCCCCCGCTGCCGTGACCGGCCGAGGAGACGCGGCTAACCGCTCCCGAAACCGCAGCTCCTCGG TGGACAGTTTCCGCAGCCGCTGCTCGTCCGCCAGCTCCTGTAGCGAGTTCGAGGATTTCTCTGAATCCCTCCCTAGAGG CCGATGCGGGAAGCCTCCCAGCCCCACTACCTGGAGTTCGTCGAATACG CAGCAGAAGTCCATCCCCGTGGAACACAGACGCCATCAGAGACGCCTGGCCAGTTCAGGGGGCTGGGTCCCCATGAAAG AATACAGCTCGGACCACCAGGCGGCTGACATGGCCGAAATAGACGCCCGCCTGAAGGCTTTGCAGGAATACATGAACCGACTGGACACGCGGTCCTGA
- the CCDC61 gene encoding centrosomal protein CCDC61 isoform X4 codes for MSAQALNSGAPACSVYEAEVTVAMDQPAGLQVDYVFRGVEHAVRVMVSGQVLELEVEDRMTADQWRGEFDASFIEDLTHKTGNFKQFNIFCNMLESALTQSSESVTLDLLTYTDLESLRNRKMGGRPGPLASRSAQLNSKRYLILIYSVEFDRIHYPLPLPYQGKPDPVVLQGIIRSLKEELSRLRGLDGQDTRDSRETEIWHLREQVSRLASEKRELEAQLGRSREEALAGRAARQEIEALRGLVRSLELELRQERGLGHRGSGRRSQDCRRLAKELEEVKASERSLRARLKTLNTELAAYKRGRRTPPVVPPSAREHRTSTSRERSTSRGRGAARSSSRESGRGGRGRGGPAGPSPSPTGGRVTRFDPTAFVKAKEKKQREIKRKQQQQQQQQQRNRLGSGGSGDGPSISWSRQTRPPAAVTGRGDAANRSRNRSSSVDSFRSRCSSASSCSEFEDFSESLPRGRCGKPPSPTTWSSSNTQQKSIPVEHRRHQRRLASSGGWVPMKGKEPEN; via the exons ATGTCAGCTCAGGCTCTGAACTCAGGAGCCCCCGCCTGCAGCGTGTACGAGGCTGAAG TGACAGTGGCCATGGACCAGCCAGCCGGCCTGCAGGTGGACTACGTCTTCCGGGGTGTGGAGCACGCAGTGCGGGTGATGGTGTCTGGACAGGTGCTAGAGCTGGAGGTGGAGGACCGGATGACGGCTGACCAGTGGCGGGGCGAGTTCGATGCCAGCT TCATCGAAGATTTGACTCACAAGACAGGGAACTTCAAACAGTTCAACATCTTCTGTAACATGCTGGAGTCGGCCCTCACGCAG AGCAGTGAGTCGGTCACTCTTGACCTGCTAACCTACACAGATCTGGAATCCCTGCGGAACCGAAAGATGGGGGGCCGCCCAGGCCCCTTGGCCTCAAGATCAGCCCAGCTCAACTCCAAGCGCTACCTGATCCTCATCTACTCTGTGGAGTTTGATAG GATTCACTACCCGCTGCCCCTCCCGTACCAGGGCAAGCCAGACCCTGTGGTCCTGCAGGGCATCATTCGCTCGCTGAAGGAGGAGCTGAGCCGCCTTCGAGGGCTGGACGGCCAGGACACTCGAGACAGCCGGGAAACTGAGATCTGGCACCTGCGGGAACA GGTGTCGCGCTTGGCGTCTGAGAAGCGCGAGCTGGAGGCCCAGCTGGGCCGATCGCGTGAGGAGGCGCTGGCCGGCCGGGCGGCTCGCCAGGAGATCGAGGCGCTGCGCGGGCTGGTGCGCAGtctggagctggagctgcggCAAGAGCGCGGCCTCGGGCACCGAGGGTCCGGCCGCCGGAGCCAGGATTGCCGCCgcctggccaaggag CTCGAGGAGGTGAAGGCGTCGGAGCGGAGCCTGCGTGCCCGGCTGAAGACGCTGAACACTGAGCTGGCCGCCTACAAGAGGGG GAGACGGACTCCGCCTGTGGTGCCACCCTCCGCCCGGGAGCATCGCACTTCGACGTCCCGGGAGCGCTCCACGTCCCGTGGCCGTGGCGCCGCCCGCTCCTCATCCCGGGAGAGTGGCCGCGGGGGCCGGGGTCGAGGCGGTCCAGCCGGCCCCTCGCCGTCGCCCACAG GTGGTCGCGTGACCCGTTTCGACCCAACAGCCTTTGTGAAAGCCaaggagaagaaacagagagagatcAAGAGAAA gcagcagcagcagcagcagcagcagcagcggaaCCGATTGGGCAGCGGAGGAAGCGGGGATGGCCCATCCATCTCCTGGTCTCGCCAGACCCGGCCCCCCGCTGCCGTGACCGGCCGAGGAGACGCGGCTAACCGCTCCCGAAACCGCAGCTCCTCGG TGGACAGTTTCCGCAGCCGCTGCTCGTCCGCCAGCTCCTGTAGCGAGTTCGAGGATTTCTCTGAATCCCTCCCTAGAGG CCGATGCGGGAAGCCTCCCAGCCCCACTACCTGGAGTTCGTCGAATACG CAGCAGAAGTCCATCCCCGTGGAACACAGACGCCATCAGAGACGCCTGGCCAGTTCAGGGGGCTGGGTCCCCATGAAAG GAAAAGAGCCAGAGAACTGA
- the CCDC61 gene encoding centrosomal protein CCDC61 isoform X7, whose protein sequence is MPASSESVTLDLLTYTDLESLRNRKMGGRPGPLASRSAQLNSKRYLILIYSVEFDRIHYPLPLPYQGKPDPVVLQGIIRSLKEELSRLRGLDGQDTRDSRETEIWHLREQVSRLASEKRELEAQLGRSREEALAGRAARQEIEALRGLVRSLELELRQERGLGHRGSGRRSQDCRRLAKELEEVKASERSLRARLKTLNTELAAYKRGRRTPPVVPPSAREHRTSTSRERSTSRGRGAARSSSRESGRGGRGRGGPAGPSPSPTGGRVTRFDPTAFVKAKEKKQREIKRKQQQQQQQQQRNRLGSGGSGDGPSISWSRQTRPPAAVTGRGDAANRSRNRSSSVDSFRSRCSSASSCSEFEDFSESLPRGRCGKPPSPTTWSSSNTQQKSIPVEHRRHQRRLASSGGWVPMKEYSSDHQAADMAEIDARLKALQEYMNRLDTRS, encoded by the exons ATGCCAGCT AGCAGTGAGTCGGTCACTCTTGACCTGCTAACCTACACAGATCTGGAATCCCTGCGGAACCGAAAGATGGGGGGCCGCCCAGGCCCCTTGGCCTCAAGATCAGCCCAGCTCAACTCCAAGCGCTACCTGATCCTCATCTACTCTGTGGAGTTTGATAG GATTCACTACCCGCTGCCCCTCCCGTACCAGGGCAAGCCAGACCCTGTGGTCCTGCAGGGCATCATTCGCTCGCTGAAGGAGGAGCTGAGCCGCCTTCGAGGGCTGGACGGCCAGGACACTCGAGACAGCCGGGAAACTGAGATCTGGCACCTGCGGGAACA GGTGTCGCGCTTGGCGTCTGAGAAGCGCGAGCTGGAGGCCCAGCTGGGCCGATCGCGTGAGGAGGCGCTGGCCGGCCGGGCGGCTCGCCAGGAGATCGAGGCGCTGCGCGGGCTGGTGCGCAGtctggagctggagctgcggCAAGAGCGCGGCCTCGGGCACCGAGGGTCCGGCCGCCGGAGCCAGGATTGCCGCCgcctggccaaggag CTCGAGGAGGTGAAGGCGTCGGAGCGGAGCCTGCGTGCCCGGCTGAAGACGCTGAACACTGAGCTGGCCGCCTACAAGAGGGG GAGACGGACTCCGCCTGTGGTGCCACCCTCCGCCCGGGAGCATCGCACTTCGACGTCCCGGGAGCGCTCCACGTCCCGTGGCCGTGGCGCCGCCCGCTCCTCATCCCGGGAGAGTGGCCGCGGGGGCCGGGGTCGAGGCGGTCCAGCCGGCCCCTCGCCGTCGCCCACAG GTGGTCGCGTGACCCGTTTCGACCCAACAGCCTTTGTGAAAGCCaaggagaagaaacagagagagatcAAGAGAAA gcagcagcagcagcagcagcagcagcagcggaaCCGATTGGGCAGCGGAGGAAGCGGGGATGGCCCATCCATCTCCTGGTCTCGCCAGACCCGGCCCCCCGCTGCCGTGACCGGCCGAGGAGACGCGGCTAACCGCTCCCGAAACCGCAGCTCCTCGG TGGACAGTTTCCGCAGCCGCTGCTCGTCCGCCAGCTCCTGTAGCGAGTTCGAGGATTTCTCTGAATCCCTCCCTAGAGG CCGATGCGGGAAGCCTCCCAGCCCCACTACCTGGAGTTCGTCGAATACG CAGCAGAAGTCCATCCCCGTGGAACACAGACGCCATCAGAGACGCCTGGCCAGTTCAGGGGGCTGGGTCCCCATGAAAG AATACAGCTCGGACCACCAGGCGGCTGACATGGCCGAAATAGACGCCCGCCTGAAGGCTTTGCAGGAATACATGAACCGACTGGACACGCGGTCCTGA
- the CCDC61 gene encoding centrosomal protein CCDC61 isoform X6 yields MSAQALNSGAPACSVYEAEVTVAMDQPAGLQVDYVFRGVEHAVRVMVSGQVLELEVEDRMTADQWRGEFDASFIEDLTHKTGNFKQFNIFCNMLESALTQSSESVTLDLLTYTDLESLRNRKMGGRPGPLASRSAQLNSKRYLILIYSVEFDRIHYPLPLPYQGKPDPVVLQGIIRSLKEELSRLRGLDGQDTRDSRETEIWHLREQVSRLASEKRELEAQLGRSREEALAGRAARQEIEALRGLVRSLELELRQERGLGHRGSGRRSQDCRRLAKELEEVKASERSLRARLKTLNTELAAYKRGRRTPPVVPPSAREHRTSTSRERSTSRGRGAARSSSRESGRGGRGRGGPAGPSPSPTGGRVTRFDPTAFVKAKEKKQREIKRKQQQQQQQQQRNRLGSGGSGDGPSISWSRQTRPPAAVTGRGDAANRSRNRSSSADAGSLPAPLPGVRRIRSRSPSPWNTDAIRDAWPVQGAGSP; encoded by the exons ATGTCAGCTCAGGCTCTGAACTCAGGAGCCCCCGCCTGCAGCGTGTACGAGGCTGAAG TGACAGTGGCCATGGACCAGCCAGCCGGCCTGCAGGTGGACTACGTCTTCCGGGGTGTGGAGCACGCAGTGCGGGTGATGGTGTCTGGACAGGTGCTAGAGCTGGAGGTGGAGGACCGGATGACGGCTGACCAGTGGCGGGGCGAGTTCGATGCCAGCT TCATCGAAGATTTGACTCACAAGACAGGGAACTTCAAACAGTTCAACATCTTCTGTAACATGCTGGAGTCGGCCCTCACGCAG AGCAGTGAGTCGGTCACTCTTGACCTGCTAACCTACACAGATCTGGAATCCCTGCGGAACCGAAAGATGGGGGGCCGCCCAGGCCCCTTGGCCTCAAGATCAGCCCAGCTCAACTCCAAGCGCTACCTGATCCTCATCTACTCTGTGGAGTTTGATAG GATTCACTACCCGCTGCCCCTCCCGTACCAGGGCAAGCCAGACCCTGTGGTCCTGCAGGGCATCATTCGCTCGCTGAAGGAGGAGCTGAGCCGCCTTCGAGGGCTGGACGGCCAGGACACTCGAGACAGCCGGGAAACTGAGATCTGGCACCTGCGGGAACA GGTGTCGCGCTTGGCGTCTGAGAAGCGCGAGCTGGAGGCCCAGCTGGGCCGATCGCGTGAGGAGGCGCTGGCCGGCCGGGCGGCTCGCCAGGAGATCGAGGCGCTGCGCGGGCTGGTGCGCAGtctggagctggagctgcggCAAGAGCGCGGCCTCGGGCACCGAGGGTCCGGCCGCCGGAGCCAGGATTGCCGCCgcctggccaaggag CTCGAGGAGGTGAAGGCGTCGGAGCGGAGCCTGCGTGCCCGGCTGAAGACGCTGAACACTGAGCTGGCCGCCTACAAGAGGGG GAGACGGACTCCGCCTGTGGTGCCACCCTCCGCCCGGGAGCATCGCACTTCGACGTCCCGGGAGCGCTCCACGTCCCGTGGCCGTGGCGCCGCCCGCTCCTCATCCCGGGAGAGTGGCCGCGGGGGCCGGGGTCGAGGCGGTCCAGCCGGCCCCTCGCCGTCGCCCACAG GTGGTCGCGTGACCCGTTTCGACCCAACAGCCTTTGTGAAAGCCaaggagaagaaacagagagagatcAAGAGAAA gcagcagcagcagcagcagcagcagcagcggaaCCGATTGGGCAGCGGAGGAAGCGGGGATGGCCCATCCATCTCCTGGTCTCGCCAGACCCGGCCCCCCGCTGCCGTGACCGGCCGAGGAGACGCGGCTAACCGCTCCCGAAACCGCAGCTCCTCGG CCGATGCGGGAAGCCTCCCAGCCCCACTACCTGGAGTTCGTCGAATACG CAGCAGAAGTCCATCCCCGTGGAACACAGACGCCATCAGAGACGCCTGGCCAGTTCAGGGGGCTGGGTCCCCATGA
- the CCDC61 gene encoding centrosomal protein CCDC61 isoform X1 — MSAQALNSGAPACSVYEAEVTVAMDQPAGLQVDYVFRGVEHAVRVMVSGQVLELEVEDRMTADQWRGEFDASFIEDLTHKTGNFKQFNIFCNMLESALTQSSESVTLDLLTYTDLESLRNRKMGGRPGPLASRSAQLNSKRYLILIYSVEFDRIHYPLPLPYQGKPDPVVLQGIIRSLKEELSRLRGLDGQDTRDSRETEIWHLREQVSRLASEKRELEAQLGRSREEALAGRAARQEIEALRGLVRSLELELRQERGLGHRGSGRRSQDCRRLAKELEEVKASERSLRARLKTLNTELAAYKRGRRTPPVVPPSAREHRTSTSRERSTSRGRGAARSSSRESGRGGRGRGGPAGPSPSPTGGRVTRFDPTAFVKAKEKKQREIKRKQQQQQQQQQRNRLGSGGSGDGPSISWSRQTRPPAAVTGRGDAANRSRNRSSSVDSFRSRCSSASSCSEFEDFSESLPRGRCGKPPSPTTWSSSNTQQKSIPVEHRRHQRRLASSGGWVPMKEYSSDHQAADMAEIDARLKALQEYMNRLDTRS; from the exons ATGTCAGCTCAGGCTCTGAACTCAGGAGCCCCCGCCTGCAGCGTGTACGAGGCTGAAG TGACAGTGGCCATGGACCAGCCAGCCGGCCTGCAGGTGGACTACGTCTTCCGGGGTGTGGAGCACGCAGTGCGGGTGATGGTGTCTGGACAGGTGCTAGAGCTGGAGGTGGAGGACCGGATGACGGCTGACCAGTGGCGGGGCGAGTTCGATGCCAGCT TCATCGAAGATTTGACTCACAAGACAGGGAACTTCAAACAGTTCAACATCTTCTGTAACATGCTGGAGTCGGCCCTCACGCAG AGCAGTGAGTCGGTCACTCTTGACCTGCTAACCTACACAGATCTGGAATCCCTGCGGAACCGAAAGATGGGGGGCCGCCCAGGCCCCTTGGCCTCAAGATCAGCCCAGCTCAACTCCAAGCGCTACCTGATCCTCATCTACTCTGTGGAGTTTGATAG GATTCACTACCCGCTGCCCCTCCCGTACCAGGGCAAGCCAGACCCTGTGGTCCTGCAGGGCATCATTCGCTCGCTGAAGGAGGAGCTGAGCCGCCTTCGAGGGCTGGACGGCCAGGACACTCGAGACAGCCGGGAAACTGAGATCTGGCACCTGCGGGAACA GGTGTCGCGCTTGGCGTCTGAGAAGCGCGAGCTGGAGGCCCAGCTGGGCCGATCGCGTGAGGAGGCGCTGGCCGGCCGGGCGGCTCGCCAGGAGATCGAGGCGCTGCGCGGGCTGGTGCGCAGtctggagctggagctgcggCAAGAGCGCGGCCTCGGGCACCGAGGGTCCGGCCGCCGGAGCCAGGATTGCCGCCgcctggccaaggag CTCGAGGAGGTGAAGGCGTCGGAGCGGAGCCTGCGTGCCCGGCTGAAGACGCTGAACACTGAGCTGGCCGCCTACAAGAGGGG GAGACGGACTCCGCCTGTGGTGCCACCCTCCGCCCGGGAGCATCGCACTTCGACGTCCCGGGAGCGCTCCACGTCCCGTGGCCGTGGCGCCGCCCGCTCCTCATCCCGGGAGAGTGGCCGCGGGGGCCGGGGTCGAGGCGGTCCAGCCGGCCCCTCGCCGTCGCCCACAG GTGGTCGCGTGACCCGTTTCGACCCAACAGCCTTTGTGAAAGCCaaggagaagaaacagagagagatcAAGAGAAA gcagcagcagcagcagcagcagcagcagcggaaCCGATTGGGCAGCGGAGGAAGCGGGGATGGCCCATCCATCTCCTGGTCTCGCCAGACCCGGCCCCCCGCTGCCGTGACCGGCCGAGGAGACGCGGCTAACCGCTCCCGAAACCGCAGCTCCTCGG TGGACAGTTTCCGCAGCCGCTGCTCGTCCGCCAGCTCCTGTAGCGAGTTCGAGGATTTCTCTGAATCCCTCCCTAGAGG CCGATGCGGGAAGCCTCCCAGCCCCACTACCTGGAGTTCGTCGAATACG CAGCAGAAGTCCATCCCCGTGGAACACAGACGCCATCAGAGACGCCTGGCCAGTTCAGGGGGCTGGGTCCCCATGAAAG AATACAGCTCGGACCACCAGGCGGCTGACATGGCCGAAATAGACGCCCGCCTGAAGGCTTTGCAGGAATACATGAACCGACTGGACACGCGGTCCTGA